TTCCCGAGTGGACGTCGGCCTCGGCATGGAGGCCGGCCTGTCCGTGGTGATCCTCGCGATCTACCTGGACAGGGTGACCGCGGCCCTTGGGGCCCGGTCCGCTGTCGCGCGCCAGGAACAGGTGGCGTGACGTGTCATTACCGAAGTCACAACGCGGGTGTCGCGCAGATATGAGTCAGATACCCAAGGAGGGACGAGTTACATGAGCAACGTCAGCAAGGCGGCGCGACTGACCGCCGTTGCCGCCACGGCCGCGCTGGTCCTGGCGGCCTGCGGTAGCGACGACGGGGGTGACGCAGGCGGTCAGACCGACGGCGGCGGCGAGAACAACGGTGCGCTGGCTGGTAAGGACATCACCATCGGTGTGTTCAGCGGCTGGGAGGAAGGCCTTGCCGCCTCCTACCTGTGGGGGCACATCCTCGAGGAGGAGGGCGCGACGGTCGAGTACCAGACCGCCGACCCCGGGCCGATCTACTCGGGCGTCGCGCAGGGGCAGTTCGACGTCGGGTTCGACGCCTGGCTGCCCGCCACGCACGAGGACTACTGGGCCGAGCACGGCGAGAACATGGAGGACCTCGGCACCTGGTTCAGCGACGCGCCGCTGACCATCGCGGTGAACGAGGACGCGCCGATCCAGTCCCTCGAGGAGCTCGCGGGCGCGGCCGGGGAGTTCGACAACCGGCTCGTCGGCATCGAGCCGGGCGCCGGCCTGACCAGG
The sequence above is drawn from the Amycolatopsis aidingensis genome and encodes:
- a CDS encoding glycine betaine ABC transporter substrate-binding protein → MSNVSKAARLTAVAATAALVLAACGSDDGGDAGGQTDGGGENNGALAGKDITIGVFSGWEEGLAASYLWGHILEEEGATVEYQTADPGPIYSGVAQGQFDVGFDAWLPATHEDYWAEHGENMEDLGTWFSDAPLTIAVNEDAPIQSLEELAGAAGEFDNRLVGIEPGAGLTRITKEEVIPTYGLEDMQFIESSTPAMLAELEGAIDSGKNVVVTLWRPHWAYDAFPIRDLEDPQNALGDPEEIHSFGRKGFASDFPQVAEWIGNFKMTDEQLHSLEKIMFFENEGEENEKSVDTWLQANPDFVSKLKAGNL